In Polaromonas sp. JS666, one genomic interval encodes:
- the glnE gene encoding bifunctional [glutamate--ammonia ligase]-adenylyl-L-tyrosine phosphorylase/[glutamate--ammonia-ligase] adenylyltransferase yields MTVASTARPETPADPESPASAYSRFVQRIRRRYAEQMHLLPDGAPVRSTMQVALDALLASGLETGAALRVLRQLVMERLVVLDCDGQMAPTLPTVCGSLPPEGAGLAWGGPALAAVATASTPGVALHVVTRAMTELAELALDVAMRDSADMLDALHGAPQTPEGGRAHMWVVGMGKLGARELNVSSDIDLIYVYDQDGETSGRSDGRGQISNHEYFARQVKAVFGLIGDATEHGFVFRVDLALRPNGNSGPAAVSLSALEEYFQAQGREWERFAWLKSRVVAPLECIQSGSAQALRGSVLPFVFRRYLDYNVFDALRILHRQIREHAAKRCAGHPERANDVKISRGGIREIEFTVQLLQVVRGGQFPELRTRPTVDALQRVARAGLMPQETADALARAYDFLRRVEHRIQYLDDQQTHVLPTRDDDLGWIAHTLGYSNCCPFLSELDAHRELVAGEFDKLLGGKPDCKGCGKAAGTNGSAPQQLDELLEQLSEQWPEQFRARLALWRQHPRVLALREESRARLVRLVQRTALWLREGSVTEEAAIRIIDWIEPLLRRESYLALLLERPAVHERLLRLLGAAKWPARYLLRHPGVIDELASDALLHERFDSTAFMQELQQRLAALRRTGEDDEETCLNLLRRAHHAEVFRTLARDVEGVLTVEQVADDLSALAEAVLAVTADWCWQRLKNRHRETPQFAIIAYGKLGGKELGYGSDLDIVFVYEDEAEQAPEVYAAFVRKLINWLTIKTAEGDLFEIDTALRPNGNSGLLVTSFEAYARYQQQRGSNTAWTWEHQAMTRARFVLGDMAPTLFTSCNALPPEGAELARGGPSLRSMPPTPATACAALPPEGAPACSGRPSAARSLRQRFDQVREAVITAPRDAHALRHEIMAMREKVRAAHPVKKDKFDVKHSASGMVDAEFAVQFLVLSESARHPELIDNVGNIALLQRAEAAGLLPPGVGQRAASAYRELRRIQHRARLNEEPTQVTPPALQAERAAIQQLWSAIFPSAD; encoded by the coding sequence ATGACCGTCGCTTCAACCGCCCGCCCGGAAACCCCCGCCGACCCCGAGTCGCCAGCCTCGGCTTATTCCCGATTTGTCCAGCGCATTCGCCGCCGCTACGCAGAGCAGATGCACCTGCTGCCCGACGGCGCCCCGGTGCGTTCCACCATGCAGGTCGCCCTGGATGCGCTGCTGGCCAGCGGCCTGGAGACCGGCGCGGCACTGCGCGTGCTGCGGCAACTGGTGATGGAAAGGCTGGTGGTGCTCGACTGCGATGGTCAGATGGCCCCCACGCTCCCCACTGTGTGTGGTTCGCTGCCCCCCGAGGGGGCTGGCCTTGCTTGGGGCGGCCCGGCGCTGGCGGCCGTTGCCACCGCGAGTACCCCCGGCGTTGCGCTGCACGTCGTGACCCGGGCCATGACCGAACTGGCAGAACTGGCGCTCGACGTGGCCATGCGGGACTCCGCCGACATGCTGGACGCCCTGCACGGTGCGCCGCAAACCCCCGAAGGCGGCCGCGCCCACATGTGGGTGGTGGGCATGGGCAAGCTGGGAGCGCGGGAGCTCAATGTCTCCAGCGACATCGACCTGATTTACGTGTATGACCAGGACGGCGAAACAAGCGGCCGCAGCGACGGCCGCGGCCAGATATCGAACCACGAATATTTTGCGCGCCAGGTGAAGGCCGTCTTCGGCCTGATCGGCGATGCCACCGAACATGGCTTCGTGTTCCGCGTGGATCTGGCACTGCGGCCCAATGGCAATTCCGGGCCGGCGGCCGTCTCGCTCAGCGCGCTGGAAGAATATTTCCAGGCCCAGGGGCGCGAATGGGAACGCTTTGCCTGGCTCAAAAGCCGGGTGGTCGCGCCCCTGGAATGCATCCAGAGCGGCTCGGCGCAGGCCCTGCGCGGTTCCGTGTTGCCTTTTGTCTTCCGGCGCTACCTGGACTACAACGTGTTTGATGCGCTGCGCATCCTGCACCGGCAGATTCGCGAGCACGCGGCCAAGCGCTGCGCCGGCCACCCCGAGCGCGCCAACGATGTGAAGATATCGCGCGGCGGCATCCGTGAAATTGAATTTACCGTGCAGCTGCTGCAGGTCGTGCGGGGCGGGCAGTTCCCCGAACTACGCACCCGTCCCACCGTCGACGCGCTGCAGCGCGTCGCACGCGCCGGTCTGATGCCCCAGGAGACGGCCGATGCGCTGGCGCGGGCGTATGACTTCCTGCGCCGCGTCGAGCACCGCATCCAGTATCTGGACGACCAGCAAACCCACGTCCTGCCGACCCGCGACGACGATCTGGGCTGGATTGCGCACACCCTGGGTTACAGCAACTGCTGCCCGTTTCTCAGCGAACTGGATGCCCACCGCGAGCTGGTTGCCGGGGAGTTTGACAAATTGCTGGGCGGCAAGCCCGACTGCAAGGGCTGCGGCAAGGCGGCCGGAACCAACGGGTCAGCGCCGCAGCAGCTCGACGAACTGCTTGAGCAGCTGTCAGAGCAGTGGCCGGAACAGTTTCGCGCCCGTCTGGCGCTGTGGCGCCAGCACCCCAGGGTGCTGGCCTTGCGCGAGGAGTCACGTGCCCGCCTGGTGCGCCTGGTGCAGCGCACCGCGCTGTGGCTGCGCGAAGGCAGCGTGACGGAGGAAGCCGCCATCCGCATCATCGACTGGATAGAGCCCCTGCTCCGGCGGGAAAGCTATCTTGCGCTGCTGCTGGAGCGCCCGGCGGTGCATGAGCGCCTGCTGCGGCTGCTGGGTGCCGCCAAATGGCCCGCCCGCTACCTGCTGCGGCACCCGGGCGTGATTGACGAGCTGGCCAGCGATGCGCTGCTGCACGAGCGCTTCGACAGCACGGCCTTCATGCAGGAGTTGCAGCAGCGGCTGGCCGCGCTCAGGCGCACCGGCGAAGACGATGAGGAAACCTGCCTGAACCTGCTGCGCCGCGCCCACCATGCCGAGGTTTTCCGCACGCTGGCACGCGATGTGGAAGGGGTGCTCACGGTCGAGCAGGTGGCCGACGATTTAAGCGCGCTGGCCGAGGCCGTGCTGGCAGTCACGGCGGACTGGTGCTGGCAGCGCCTCAAGAACAGGCACCGCGAAACGCCGCAGTTTGCCATCATTGCCTACGGCAAGCTGGGCGGCAAGGAGCTCGGCTATGGCAGCGACCTGGACATTGTGTTTGTCTACGAAGATGAGGCCGAGCAGGCGCCCGAGGTCTATGCCGCGTTTGTGCGCAAACTGATCAACTGGCTGACCATCAAGACCGCAGAGGGTGACCTGTTCGAGATCGACACCGCCCTGCGCCCCAACGGCAACTCGGGGCTGCTGGTCACCAGCTTTGAAGCCTATGCCAGGTACCAGCAGCAGCGCGGCAGCAACACCGCCTGGACCTGGGAACACCAGGCCATGACACGTGCCCGTTTTGTGCTGGGGGATATGGCCCCCACGCTTTTCACTTCGTGTAATGCGCTGCCCCCCGAGGGGGCTGAACTTGCTCGGGGCGGCCCTTCGCTGCGTTCGATGCCCCCCACGCCTGCCACTGCGTGTGCTGCGCTGCCCCCCGAGGGGGCGCCCGCTTGCTCGGGGCGGCCCAGCGCGGCGCGCTCCCTGCGCCAGCGCTTCGACCAGGTTCGCGAGGCGGTGATCACCGCACCGCGTGACGCCCATGCCTTGCGCCATGAAATCATGGCCATGCGCGAGAAAGTGCGCGCCGCGCATCCGGTCAAGAAAGACAAATTCGACGTCAAGCACAGCGCCAGCGGCATGGTCGACGCCGAATTTGCGGTGCAGTTTCTGGTGCTCTCCGAATCTGCGCGGCACCCGGAACTGATTGACAACGTCGGCAACATCGCCCTGTTGCAGCGGGCGGAAGCCGCCGGCCTGCTGCCGCCGGGTGTGGGCCAGCGCGCCGCCAGTGCCTACCGCGAGCTCAGGCGCATCCAGCACCGCGCCCGCCTCAACGAGGAACCGACGCAGGTCACGCCGCCTGCGCTGCAGGCCGAGCGCGCTGCCATACAGCAGCTCTGGAGCGCCATCTTTCCATCCGCCGACTGA
- a CDS encoding ferritin codes for MLYPELFKQLESVRWDMDKDIPWASFDASKLSDEQAQTIKMNAITEWAALPATEMFLRDNKDDSDFSAFMSIWFFEEQKHSLVLMEYLKRFRPDLAPTEEELHEVRFEFEPAPALETLMLHFCGEIRLNHWYRRASEWHTEPVIKQIYTQLSQDEARHGGAYLRYMKRAINNFGNEAKAAFTKVGVLMASARRTAQALHPTNLHVNKSLFPRDTIQSRLPNPEWLEHWLDTQIKFDAVWEGKVVERILHNLSLLMNQSFKSVQELNRYRKEIGKELAAVITPDGKPQPV; via the coding sequence ATGCTTTACCCTGAACTGTTCAAACAACTCGAATCCGTCCGCTGGGACATGGACAAAGACATTCCCTGGGCCAGCTTCGACGCCTCCAAACTGTCCGATGAGCAGGCCCAGACCATCAAGATGAATGCCATCACCGAATGGGCGGCCTTGCCCGCCACGGAGATGTTCCTGCGGGACAACAAGGACGACAGTGATTTTTCCGCTTTCATGTCGATCTGGTTCTTTGAGGAGCAAAAGCACTCGCTGGTGCTGATGGAATACCTGAAGCGATTTCGGCCCGACCTGGCCCCCACCGAAGAGGAGCTGCATGAGGTGCGTTTCGAGTTCGAGCCGGCGCCCGCGCTGGAAACCCTGATGCTGCATTTTTGCGGCGAGATTCGCCTGAACCACTGGTACCGCCGGGCCAGCGAGTGGCACACCGAGCCGGTCATCAAGCAGATTTACACCCAGCTCAGCCAGGATGAAGCGCGCCATGGCGGCGCTTACCTGCGCTACATGAAACGCGCTATCAACAATTTCGGCAACGAAGCCAAGGCAGCCTTTACCAAGGTAGGCGTGCTGATGGCCAGTGCCCGCCGGACGGCGCAGGCCCTGCACCCGACCAACCTGCATGTCAACAAAAGCCTGTTTCCGCGCGACACCATCCAGAGCCGCCTGCCCAACCCCGAATGGCTGGAGCACTGGCTCGACACACAGATCAAGTTTGACGCGGTGTGGGAGGGCAAGGTGGTCGAGCGCATCCTGCACAACCTGAGCCTGCTGATGAACCAGAGCTTCAAGAGCGTCCAGGAGCTGAACCGCTACCGCAAGGAAATCGGCAAGGAACTGGCTGCCGTCATCACGCCGGACGGCAAGCCGCAACCAGTGTGA
- the rfaE2 gene encoding D-glycero-beta-D-manno-heptose 1-phosphate adenylyltransferase, protein MSQPAFLDKIVSRQDAAARVAMLPRPVVFTNGVFDVLHRGHATYLARARELGGSLVLALNTDASAKRLGKGPDRPLNNEEDRAVMMAALESVSLVTWFDEDTPLELITELQPDLLVKGGDYDMDTLAETAVVKAYGGKALAIPFVDGYSTTALVKKIRSAP, encoded by the coding sequence GTGAGCCAGCCTGCCTTTCTGGACAAAATCGTTTCGCGCCAGGATGCCGCGGCCCGGGTGGCCATGCTGCCCCGGCCGGTCGTGTTCACCAATGGCGTGTTCGACGTGCTGCACCGCGGTCACGCCACTTACCTGGCGCGCGCCCGCGAACTGGGCGGCAGCCTGGTGCTGGCGCTCAATACCGATGCCTCGGCCAAACGCCTGGGCAAAGGCCCCGACCGCCCCCTGAACAACGAAGAAGACCGCGCGGTCATGATGGCGGCGCTCGAATCGGTCAGCCTGGTGACCTGGTTTGACGAAGACACGCCGCTGGAGCTGATCACCGAACTCCAGCCCGACCTGCTGGTCAAGGGCGGCGACTACGACATGGACACGCTGGCCGAAACCGCCGTGGTGAAAGCCTACGGCGGCAAGGCCCTGGCAATTCCTTTTGTGGATGGCTACTCCACGACGGCCCTGGTCAAGAAAATCCGGTCAGCCCCCTGA
- a CDS encoding glutathione S-transferase family protein: MKLIGSATSPYVRKVRIVMAEKKLDYQMVLEDVWAANTTITASNPLGKVPCLVMEGGEAVFDSRVIVEYLDTLSPVGKLIPTQGRERAEVKTWEALADGLVDAAILARLEATWAGRSAHERSDAWIQRQMGKIEAALKAMSTGLGEKAFCSGIHFSLSDVAVGCALGYLDLRFAQVNWRESYPNLAKLQEKLVLRPSFTETQPG, from the coding sequence ATGAAACTCATCGGATCCGCCACCAGCCCCTACGTACGCAAGGTACGTATCGTGATGGCTGAGAAAAAGCTCGACTACCAGATGGTGCTGGAAGATGTCTGGGCGGCCAATACCACCATCACCGCCTCGAACCCGCTGGGCAAGGTGCCCTGCCTGGTCATGGAGGGCGGCGAGGCCGTGTTTGATTCCCGCGTGATTGTCGAATACCTGGATACCCTCTCACCCGTGGGCAAGCTCATTCCCACCCAGGGCCGCGAGCGTGCCGAGGTCAAAACCTGGGAAGCCCTGGCCGACGGCCTGGTGGATGCGGCCATCCTGGCCCGGCTGGAGGCCACCTGGGCAGGCCGCAGCGCCCATGAGCGCAGCGACGCGTGGATACAGCGGCAGATGGGCAAAATCGAGGCCGCCCTCAAGGCCATGAGCACGGGGCTTGGCGAGAAGGCTTTTTGCAGTGGCATCCATTTCAGCCTGTCGGATGTCGCGGTGGGCTGTGCGCTGGGCTATCTGGATCTGCGGTTTGCCCAGGTGAACTGGCGCGAGAGCTATCCCAATCTGGCCAAATTGCAGGAAAAACTGGTTCTACGTCCCAGCTTCACGGAAACCCAGCCGGGCTGA
- a CDS encoding carbon-nitrogen hydrolase family protein encodes MKVAAIQMVSGVQLQDNLDMAGQLLGQAAAQGAELAVLPEYFCIMGLKDTDKLQVQETAGQGLIQDFLSHSARELGMWIVGGTLPMATTDPRRARNCSLAYAPSGECVARYDKIHLFRFAHGKEDYDETRVLEPGTAPVRFELASRDGHAYTIGMSVCYDLRFPELYRALKADVLLVPSAFTYTTGQAHWEVLLRARAIENQAYVVAAAQGGTHDNGRQTWGHSMVVDPWGQVLAQHAEGAAVVMAEVLRAGLEGVRSRLPALRHGVL; translated from the coding sequence ATGAAAGTCGCAGCCATCCAGATGGTTTCAGGCGTCCAGCTGCAGGACAACCTGGACATGGCCGGTCAGTTGCTGGGCCAGGCCGCCGCACAGGGCGCCGAACTGGCGGTTCTGCCCGAATACTTCTGCATTATGGGCTTGAAGGACACCGACAAGCTCCAGGTTCAGGAGACCGCCGGCCAGGGGCTGATCCAGGATTTCCTGAGCCACTCTGCGCGCGAACTCGGCATGTGGATCGTCGGCGGCACGCTTCCGATGGCGACCACCGATCCGCGCCGTGCCCGCAACTGCTCACTGGCTTACGCCCCCTCGGGGGAATGCGTGGCGCGCTACGACAAGATCCACCTGTTCCGTTTTGCACACGGCAAGGAAGACTACGACGAAACCCGCGTCCTCGAGCCGGGCACTGCCCCGGTCCGTTTTGAGCTGGCCTCGCGGGACGGCCATGCCTACACCATTGGCATGAGCGTTTGCTACGACCTGCGGTTTCCGGAGCTGTACCGCGCGCTGAAGGCGGATGTGCTGCTGGTGCCCAGTGCGTTCACCTACACCACCGGGCAGGCGCACTGGGAGGTGCTGCTGCGCGCGCGCGCGATCGAGAATCAGGCTTATGTGGTGGCTGCGGCGCAGGGCGGCACGCACGACAACGGCCGCCAAACCTGGGGCCACAGCATGGTGGTCGACCCGTGGGGCCAGGTTCTGGCCCAGCATGCCGAGGGCGCGGCCGTGGTGATGGCCGAGGTTCTCCGCGCCGGCCTGGAGGGCGTGCGCAGCCGCTTGCCCGCCTTGCGCCACGGCGTGTTGTGA
- a CDS encoding glutathione peroxidase, with protein sequence MHNLWTPLSRPLPRIALLTGLALSTIAANSAAPAPSASVAGSVAADASACPGLLQHNFLRLQDEKPQSLCQYQGKVVVAVNTASFCGFTSQYQGLEELYAKYKDRGLVVLGFPSNDFSQETGSNKEIADFCENTFGVKFPMFAKTSVSGKDANPLFRQLAAKTGTTPRWNFYKYVIARDGTSVASFNSLTAPGSRQFVKEIEKQLARP encoded by the coding sequence ATGCACAACCTGTGGACTCCCCTCTCCCGGCCACTGCCGCGAATTGCCCTGCTGACCGGCCTTGCGCTCTCGACAATCGCCGCGAACTCGGCAGCGCCGGCTCCGTCGGCATCGGTTGCCGGATCCGTTGCCGCAGACGCGTCGGCCTGCCCAGGCCTGTTGCAGCACAACTTCCTGCGACTGCAGGATGAAAAACCGCAATCGCTTTGCCAGTACCAGGGCAAGGTCGTGGTGGCGGTCAATACCGCCAGCTTTTGCGGTTTTACGTCCCAATACCAGGGCCTGGAAGAGCTTTATGCGAAATACAAGGACCGTGGGCTGGTGGTCCTGGGCTTTCCCTCCAACGACTTTTCGCAGGAAACCGGCAGCAACAAGGAGATTGCCGACTTTTGCGAAAACACCTTCGGCGTGAAATTCCCGATGTTCGCCAAAACCAGCGTCAGCGGCAAGGACGCCAACCCCCTTTTCAGGCAGCTGGCCGCCAAAACCGGCACCACACCACGCTGGAACTTTTACAAGTATGTGATTGCGCGGGACGGCACCAGTGTCGCCAGCTTCAACTCCCTGACCGCCCCAGGAAGCCGCCAGTTCGTCAAAGAAATCGAAAAGCAGCTGGCCCGCCCCTGA
- a CDS encoding YhdP family protein encodes MESTIPSPSAPPVLSSRRLRWIALFTRFSLWLVASAWLLFGLSWLVLHGWIVPRIGEFRPRLELEASKALGVPVRIGQITAHSQGMIPSFELQGVALLDAQGREALRLPRLLGTLSPTSLLGLGFEQLYIDKPELEILRTADGKIYVGGLDVSRDQTAGNRAMADWFFSQTEFVIRGGTVRWTDELRQAPPLALTQVDWVMKNARHRHLMRLDATPPAGWGDRFTLRGIFRQSLLSRDAGDFSAWAGQLYAESGRVDLSRIKQYAGLESIGLDLTRGHGALRAWAEVSKGQITGGTADVALQDVDARLGRKLEPLAFDSVAGRFGGRQRVNGFDFNTEGLRFRTRDGVQWPGGNMALVHTGAEAGAPAHSQLKADKLDLAALAQIANRLPLDSATHALIASFAPRGLVEAVEARWQGPLEAPVSFAARGRVTGLSLDALPAAAGPAGGALSPVPGRPGISGAAVDFDLTHEGGQARVKILQGALDLPGVFEESLVQLDQLSVDSQWKFSGPKIDVQLRNLQFANADAQGEAQVHWHTGDAAPRAAAAGTATGTDHRFPGVLDLQGSLSRGDGARVHRYLPLVLSAPVRHYVRDAVVQGQVSDVKFKVRGPVNHLPFANPAQGDFRVSAKVRNGHFAYVPKSLQGPNAPAWPALTELNGELVFNRAALEVNGATGRVAGLPGLQLVKGAARIPDLMKDAMVEVAIDLKGALSDALGFVNTSPVGDMTDQALAKATGTGVGDYRFRLSLPINSIDKSRVEGTVILPGNDVQFSPATPLLTKLRGSVTVSERGFAVTGAQARLLGGDIRFDGGTRGGARPVAGSAEAESGAIFKAQGTLSAEGLRQAHDLGFVSRLAENASGATAYSASLGFRRGVAEVAVSSNLQGLALNLPAPLGKTADAELPLRFENVLLRDSLNPGQKLQDQLSVTIGRLASISYVRDVSGAEPRVIRGAIGVGLDAGETAPLPDTGVLANISLARVDLDAWQKILVSSASGGEAATPPTSTSTPTSATGTANQAIGSTGQAYLPTVMAIRARELLVEGRKLNNVVVGGSREGLTWRANIDASELNGYVEYRQPGGGGPGRVFARLARLSLAPGTASDVEAILNEQPANIPALDIVVEDLELRGKKLGRVEIDAVNRGASAAVRDGTREWRLNKFNVTLPEAVFTATGNWAAVSAPAGTAPTAAGAPRAARASAERRRTVMNFRLDIADSGELLKRFGMGEVIRRGKGKLEGQVAWIGSPLSFDYPSMSGQFNVNVESGQFVKADPGIAKLLGVLSLQALPRRLTLDFRDVFSEGFAFDFVRGDVNINQGLAHTNNLQMSGVNAAVLMEGSADIARETQDIKVVVVPELNAGTASLIATAINPAIGLGSFLAQMFLRRPLMQAATQEFHIHGTWSDPKITKLERKAAADSKAGDTSTETR; translated from the coding sequence ATGGAGTCCACCATACCCAGCCCGTCCGCCCCGCCAGTCTTGTCGTCCCGACGCCTGCGATGGATCGCTCTGTTCACGCGCTTCTCGCTGTGGCTGGTCGCGTCGGCCTGGCTGCTCTTTGGCCTGAGCTGGTTGGTGTTGCATGGCTGGATTGTGCCGCGAATTGGAGAATTCCGTCCGCGGCTGGAACTAGAGGCCAGCAAGGCGCTGGGGGTGCCCGTGCGGATTGGCCAGATCACGGCCCACTCGCAGGGGATGATTCCCTCGTTTGAACTTCAGGGCGTGGCGCTGCTGGATGCGCAGGGGCGCGAGGCCTTGCGGCTGCCGCGCCTGCTGGGAACCCTGTCGCCGACTTCCCTGCTGGGGCTGGGTTTCGAGCAGCTATACATCGACAAGCCCGAGCTGGAGATCCTGCGCACTGCCGACGGCAAGATCTACGTGGGCGGGCTGGACGTCTCCCGCGATCAGACGGCCGGCAATCGTGCCATGGCCGACTGGTTTTTCTCCCAGACCGAGTTCGTCATACGGGGTGGCACCGTGCGCTGGACCGACGAATTGCGCCAGGCCCCGCCGCTGGCCCTGACGCAGGTGGACTGGGTCATGAAAAACGCCCGGCACCGGCATCTGATGCGGCTGGACGCCACGCCGCCCGCCGGGTGGGGCGACCGCTTTACCCTTCGGGGCATCTTCCGGCAGTCACTGTTGTCGCGCGACGCGGGCGACTTCAGTGCCTGGGCGGGGCAGCTGTATGCCGAGTCCGGCCGGGTCGACCTCTCGCGCATCAAGCAGTATGCAGGCCTCGAATCGATAGGCCTGGATCTGACACGGGGTCACGGTGCCCTTCGTGCCTGGGCCGAGGTCAGCAAGGGGCAGATCACCGGCGGAACGGCCGATGTGGCCCTGCAGGACGTGGATGCCCGGCTGGGGCGCAAGCTTGAGCCCCTGGCATTCGACTCGGTGGCCGGGCGCTTTGGCGGCAGGCAGCGGGTCAACGGCTTTGATTTCAACACCGAGGGCCTGCGCTTTCGCACCCGGGACGGCGTGCAGTGGCCGGGCGGCAACATGGCGCTGGTGCATACCGGCGCAGAAGCGGGGGCGCCAGCGCATAGCCAGCTCAAGGCCGACAAGCTTGACCTGGCCGCGCTGGCCCAGATTGCCAACCGTCTGCCGCTGGACAGCGCAACGCATGCGCTCATCGCGTCTTTTGCGCCGCGGGGACTGGTTGAAGCGGTGGAAGCCCGTTGGCAGGGGCCGCTGGAGGCGCCCGTCAGCTTTGCCGCGAGAGGCCGCGTGACAGGGCTGAGCCTTGACGCCTTGCCGGCAGCCGCTGGGCCGGCAGGCGGCGCGCTGTCGCCGGTGCCGGGCCGGCCCGGCATCAGTGGCGCAGCCGTCGACTTCGACCTGACGCACGAGGGTGGGCAGGCCCGGGTGAAAATACTCCAGGGCGCGCTGGACCTGCCGGGCGTATTTGAGGAGTCGCTGGTGCAGCTGGACCAGCTGTCGGTGGATTCCCAGTGGAAATTCTCAGGCCCGAAAATCGACGTGCAATTGCGCAACCTGCAGTTTGCCAATGCGGATGCACAGGGCGAAGCGCAAGTCCATTGGCATACCGGCGATGCGGCACCGCGCGCGGCAGCCGCGGGGACAGCGACTGGCACCGACCACCGGTTTCCGGGCGTACTGGATCTGCAGGGCAGCCTGAGCCGCGGCGACGGCGCGCGGGTCCATCGGTATTTGCCGCTGGTGCTGTCCGCGCCGGTGCGGCACTATGTGCGGGATGCCGTGGTGCAGGGCCAGGTCAGCGATGTCAAATTCAAGGTCCGGGGGCCGGTCAATCACCTGCCGTTCGCCAACCCCGCCCAGGGAGACTTCCGGGTGTCCGCCAAGGTGCGCAATGGGCACTTTGCCTATGTACCGAAATCCCTGCAGGGGCCGAACGCGCCCGCCTGGCCGGCGCTCACCGAGCTCAATGGCGAACTGGTTTTCAACCGGGCGGCGCTGGAGGTGAACGGCGCTACCGGCCGGGTGGCCGGCCTGCCGGGCCTGCAACTGGTCAAGGGCGCGGCGCGGATTCCTGACCTGATGAAAGACGCCATGGTCGAAGTGGCAATCGATCTCAAGGGGGCCCTGTCCGACGCGCTGGGCTTTGTCAACACCTCACCCGTGGGGGACATGACGGACCAGGCGCTGGCCAAGGCCACGGGAACCGGCGTGGGCGACTACCGCTTCCGCCTGAGTCTGCCCATCAATTCGATCGACAAGTCGCGGGTAGAGGGCACCGTCATCCTGCCTGGCAATGACGTGCAGTTCTCGCCGGCCACGCCCCTGCTGACGAAACTCCGGGGCTCGGTGACCGTGAGCGAACGCGGTTTCGCGGTGACGGGAGCCCAGGCTCGCCTGCTGGGCGGCGACATCCGCTTCGACGGTGGCACGCGGGGCGGCGCACGTCCTGTTGCGGGTAGTGCCGAGGCCGAAAGCGGTGCGATCTTCAAGGCCCAGGGCACGCTCTCGGCCGAGGGGCTGCGGCAGGCGCATGACCTGGGTTTTGTCTCACGCCTGGCGGAAAATGCCAGTGGCGCAACGGCTTATTCCGCCTCACTGGGTTTCAGGCGAGGCGTCGCCGAGGTCGCGGTCTCCAGCAATCTTCAGGGCCTGGCCCTGAATTTGCCGGCACCTCTGGGCAAAACAGCCGATGCCGAGTTGCCACTGCGTTTTGAAAATGTCCTGCTGCGCGATTCCCTGAACCCGGGGCAAAAGCTGCAGGACCAGCTGTCAGTCACTATCGGGCGGCTCGCGTCCATCAGCTATGTTCGCGACGTGAGTGGCGCTGAACCCCGCGTGATACGCGGCGCCATCGGTGTGGGGCTGGACGCCGGTGAAACGGCTCCCCTGCCGGACACCGGCGTGCTGGCCAACATCAGCCTGGCCCGGGTCGATCTCGATGCCTGGCAGAAAATCCTTGTCAGCTCAGCGAGTGGCGGCGAGGCGGCGACTCCACCCACATCTACATCCACACCCACATCAGCCACAGGGACCGCCAATCAGGCTATCGGAAGTACCGGCCAGGCTTACCTGCCCACCGTGATGGCGATACGCGCCAGGGAGCTGCTGGTGGAAGGCCGCAAGCTGAACAATGTGGTGGTGGGCGGGTCGCGCGAAGGCCTGACCTGGCGCGCCAATATCGATGCGTCCGAGCTCAATGGCTATGTCGAATACCGCCAGCCTGGCGGGGGTGGCCCGGGTCGTGTCTTTGCGAGGCTGGCGCGGCTGAGCCTGGCGCCGGGCACGGCCAGCGACGTGGAGGCCATCCTGAATGAGCAGCCGGCCAACATCCCGGCGCTGGATATCGTGGTGGAGGATCTGGAGCTGCGCGGCAAGAAGCTGGGACGGGTTGAAATTGATGCGGTCAACCGGGGAGCCTCCGCCGCAGTCCGCGACGGCACCCGTGAGTGGCGTTTGAACAAGTTCAATGTGACCCTGCCCGAAGCCGTGTTCACGGCGACAGGCAACTGGGCGGCGGTGAGCGCACCGGCCGGCACCGCGCCGACTGCGGCAGGCGCGCCGCGCGCCGCGCGGGCCAGCGCGGAGCGTCGCCGCACGGTGATGAACTTCCGGCTGGACATTGCCGATTCGGGTGAGTTGCTCAAGCGCTTTGGCATGGGTGAAGTGATACGCCGCGGCAAGGGCAAGCTGGAAGGCCAGGTAGCCTGGATAGGCTCGCCGCTGAGCTTTGACTATCCGAGCATGAGCGGGCAGTTCAACGTGAATGTCGAATCGGGGCAGTTTGTCAAGGCGGATCCGGGCATCGCCAAGCTGCTGGGCGTGCTGAGCCTGCAGGCCCTGCCCCGGCGCCTGACGCTGGATTTCCGCGATGTCTTCTCCGAAGGTTTTGCCTTTGATTTTGTCCGCGGCGACGTCAATATCAACCAGGGACTGGCCCACACCAACAACCTGCAGATGAGTGGCGTGAATGCCGCAGTGCTGATGGAGGGCAGCGCCGACATCGCCCGCGAGACGCAGGACATCAAGGTGGTCGTCGTGCCTGAACTCAACGCCGGGACGGCCTCGCTGATCGCCACGGCCATCAATCCGGCCATAGGCCTGGGCAGCTTCCTGGCACAGATGTTCCTGCGCCGTCCCCTGATGCAGGCCGCCACCCAGGAATTCCACATCCACGGCACCTGGTCCGATCCCAAAATCACCAAGCTTGAACGCAAGGCCGCGGCGGACAGCAAGGCTGGCGACACCTCCACGGAGACCCGCTGA